From Cecembia calidifontis, one genomic window encodes:
- a CDS encoding antitoxin Xre-like helix-turn-helix domain-containing protein yields MSKKDSKVSEPAVASSYGKAAFSVDSILNMEKGHFDEPLSRVETFRVGLGKDAFESLKAVTGLDYNTLAAALGISSKTIQRKEVFDTIQSEKMFELAELYAIGIAYFGLEGFRRWMERPLFSIGNCRPLDLIDVSEGLNILKSEIMRLQHGIAI; encoded by the coding sequence ATGTCAAAGAAAGACTCCAAAGTAAGTGAACCCGCAGTGGCATCATCATACGGAAAAGCTGCCTTCTCTGTAGACTCCATTCTTAATATGGAAAAGGGCCACTTTGACGAACCATTAAGCAGAGTAGAGACGTTCCGTGTAGGGCTTGGAAAGGATGCCTTCGAAAGTTTGAAAGCTGTAACCGGTTTGGATTACAATACCCTTGCCGCAGCCTTGGGCATTTCATCCAAGACCATCCAACGAAAGGAAGTATTTGATACTATCCAATCCGAAAAGATGTTTGAGCTGGCAGAGCTTTATGCAATAGGTATCGCCTATTTTGGACTGGAAGGCTTCAGAAGGTGGATGGAACGCCCCCTTTTTTCCATAGGTAACTGTAGGCCACTTGACTTGATCGATGTATCGGAGGGACTGAATATCCTAAAATCAGAGATCATGCGCTTGCAGCACGGAATAGCCATCTAA